In Zingiber officinale cultivar Zhangliang chromosome 1A, Zo_v1.1, whole genome shotgun sequence, a genomic segment contains:
- the LOC122015257 gene encoding uncharacterized protein LOC122015257 isoform X1 translates to MSDDGERTCPLCAEEMDLTDQQLKPCHCGYEICIWCWHHIIEMAEKDDTEARCPACRTPYDKDRVLKVAAATSERIIAEVYSEKKQRSHKTKAKISAEVMKHLSGVRVMQKNLVYVTGLPGNLCDESILERKEYFGQYGKVLKVSISRPAGTAPQKTFGVYITYAKEEEAVQCIQAAHNYVLEGKTLRACFGTTKYCRAWLRNLTCSNPDCLYLHDVGSQEDSFTKDETISAYTRSRVPQTTLNNSQRRSGNLLPPPVDDVSINGTGSDKHPVKGSSNVFMHNAPCQVKGSPPNSSLGKFNGLPAAASWGLRGLNCRITSNAQCSQTFARQNVETSKSSTLPSPLMKSPIQPSENLDEVITTSKVPERNVADAVLSPSEKLQLDNWLDSRLSKSLAAVFESDYPLVSAWDDDTIITPKPKEDREDLDDRSIGLDSIKLNTGRQQPTSLSHLPTQVVLETTDVSQVSSSCLSSPLVEALEDRENIIDLSSGEMMLRNSTMLKCNVRQLSNSDPVVVKHDSAIINGDVHSLVLGSSSDSSDSSTMKQINIGQHQTLASNLSSVVLTRSRDFNSEPVALNMGESSDWSNDPQGQQLISAMNEMDNPLKEQNHSLHSLNNQDNNTSHLSSTSLWNGLGNKQGPGGESSVDIDTNCSLGEQDSAVHNGAQIVDVCINSLSRNDSGSSEFNFNKESVRPLGRSATTNTVKDAFVDKTGESSIISDILSLDFDPWDESVSPANSLAKLLGETKKQDGSFSLSSSSRSATNNQSRFSFARQENQSSLLETPIGESNYVQKLCSSSQNSYQDSFYSDFQVNDYAGPSIDQNFDDSNRSGVSRAKIAVPPGFSAPSRAPPPGFSSQTRFNQTYDGAYSGENHYQSHSVSHSGDVEFIDPAILAVGKSRITVEPNNSTLGLKSSFPAQFVTSDNDPRFHLLSQQMISSHQNMRIPEMEETFWPLNDAFAASRLLAQSHTRFSPLAQLSHQQPRNPLYPNSHWDSWNNLHTVADMGMGDVFRNERIGLNDYYKSTPENKFHMPSASDLYSRAFGM, encoded by the exons AAACACCTTAGCGGTGTTAGAGTAATGCAAAAAAATCTTGTATACGTAACTGGATTACCAGGAAACTTATGTGATGAAAGT ATTCTCGAACGCAAGGAATACTTCGGACAGTATGGTAAAGTTTTAAAGGTTTCAATTTCACGTCCAGCTGGCACCGCTCCTCAGAAAACATTTGGCGT GTATATCACATatgccaaagaggaagaagcaGTTCAATGCATACAAGCAGCACACAATTATGTTTTAGAAGGTAAAACCTTGAG AGCATGCTTTGGTACCACAAAATATTGCCGTGCATGGTTGAGGAACTTG ACCTGCAGCAATCCCGATTGTCTGTATTTGCATGACGTAGGGAGCCAAGAGGATAGCTTTACAAAAGATGAGACAATTTCAGCATATACTAG GAGCAGGGTTCCACAAACTACTTTAAACAATTCACAGCGACGGTCTGGAAATTTGTTGCCTCCTCCAGTGGATGATGTCAGTATTAATGGAACAGGCTCGGACAAGCATCCAGTCAAAGGTTCCTCTAAT gtATTCATGCATAATGCTCCCTGCCAGGTCAAAGGTTCTCCTCCCAATAGCAGTCTTGGAAAATTCAATGGTTTACCAGCAGCTGCTTCATG GGGTCTTCGTGGTTTGAATTGTCGAATAACTTCAAACGCGCAATGTTCTCAAACTTTTGCCAGACAAAACGTAGAGACTAGCAAAAGTTCTACTTTGCCTTCTCCACTGATGAAAAGTCCAATTCAACCTTCAGAAAATCTTGATGAAGTGATTACAACTTCAAAGGTACCTGAAAGAAATGTAGCTGATGCCGTATTATCACCATCAGAGAAATTACAACTTGATAACTGGCTAGATTCAAGACTGTCTAAATCGTTGGCTGCAGTTTTTGAAAGTGATTATCCATTAGTATCTGCATGGGATGATGATACCATTATCACACCGAAGCCCAAGGAAGACAGGGAAGATTTGGATGACAGATCCATTGGTCTGGATTCTATAAAATTGAACACTGGCCGACAGCAACCTACATCTTTATCACATTTGCCAACCCAGGTTGTCCTGGAGACAACAGATGTTTCCCAGGTTTCTTCAAGTTGCTTATCAAGCCCTCTTGTTGAAGCACTTGAAGATAGGGAAAACATCATAGATTTAAGCAGTGGTGAGATGATGCTGAGAAATAGCACTATGCTTAAATGTAATGTTAGACAGCTTAGCAATTCTGATCCTGTTGTAGTTAAGCATGATTCAGCTATCATCAATGGTGATGTACATAGCTTGGTCTTAGGATCTTCATCTGATAGCTCGGATAGCTCGACAATGAAACAGATAAATATTGGTCAACATCAGACCTTAGCCTCTAATCTCTCTTCAGTTGTTTTGACCCGGAGTCGAGATTTTAATTCAGAGCCTGTAGCCTTGAACATGGGTGAGTCATCGGATTGGAGCAATGATCCCCAAGGGCAACAGTTGATATCTGCGATGAATGAGATGGATAATCCATTGAAAGAGCAGAACCACTCTTTGCATTCTTTAAATAACCAGGATAATAATACAAGCCATTTAAGTTCTACTTCCTTGTGGAATGGACTTGGCAATAAGCAAGGACCAGGTGGTGAGAGTTCTGTGGATATTGATACCAATTGTTCCTTGGGAGAACAAGATTCTGCTGTACATAATGGAGCTCAAATAGTTGATGTATGCATAAACTCCTTGAGCAGGAATGATTCAGGGAGTTCCGAGTTCAACTTCAACAAAGAGAGTGTGCGACCTCTAGGTAGGAGTGCTACAACTAACACTGTCAAGGATGCCTTTGTAGATAAAACAGGAGAGAGCAGCATCATATCAGATATTTTGTCATTAGACTTTGATCCATGGGACGAATCAGTATCACCTGCTAACTCTTTGGCTAAGTTGCTGGGTGAAACAAAAAAGCAAGATGGATCATTTAGCTTATCAAGTTCATCAAGAAGTGCAACCAATAATCAGTCTAGATTTTCTTTTGCCAGGCAAGAAAATCAATCAAGTCTTCTAGAAACTCCCATTGGAGAATCTAATTATGTGCAGAAACTTTGTTCCTCATCACAGAACTCGTACCAAGATAGTTTTTACAGTGATTTTCAAGTCAACGATTATGCAGGTCCTTCCATTGACCAAAATTTTGATGATTCTAATAGGAGTG GTGTTTCAAGGGCCAAGATTGCTGTTCCACCTGGATTCTCTGCTCCAAGCAGAGCACCTCCTCCAGGGTTTTCTTCTCAAACCAGATTTAACCAGACTTATGATGGTGCCTACTCAG GTGAAAATCATTATCAATCGCATTCAGTTAGTCATTCTGGTGATGTGGAGTTTATAGATCCTGCAATATTGGCTGTTGGCAAGAGCCGGATAACTGTTGAACCAAATAACTCAACATTGGGATTGAAGTCATCATTTCCTGCACAATTTGTCACTTCTGATAATGACCCAAGGTTTCACCTGCTGTCACAGCAGATGATTTCTTCTCATCAAAACATGAGGATACCAGAAATGGAAGAAACATTCTGGCCACTAAATGATGCTTTTGCTGCATCTAGACTTTTAGCACAAAGTCATACAAGGTTTTCTCCTCTTGCACAGTTGTCGCACCAGCAACCAAGAAATCCACTTTACCCAAATAGCCATTGGGATTCCTGGAATAATTTGCATACTGTTGCTGACATGGGCATGGGTGATGTCTTCAGGAATGAAAGAATTGGGCTCAATGACTACTACAAAAGCACTCCTGAAAACAAGTTCCACATGCCAAGTGCAAGTGATCTATACAGCCGAGCATTTGGGATGTGA
- the LOC122015257 gene encoding uncharacterized protein LOC122015257 isoform X2, which translates to MSDDGERTCPLCAEEMDLTDQQLKPCHCGYEICIWCWHHIIEMAEKDDTEARCPACRTPYDKDRVLKVAAATSERIIAEVYSEKKQRSHKTKAKISAEVMKHLSGVRVMQKNLVYVTGLPGNLCDESILERKEYFGQYGKVLKVSISRPAGTAPQKTFGVYITYAKEEEAVQCIQAAHNYVLEGKTLRACFGTTKYCRAWLRNLTCSNPDCLYLHDVGSQEDSFTKDETISAYTRSRVPQTTLNNSQRRSGNLLPPPVDDVSINGTGSDKHPVKGSSNVKGSPPNSSLGKFNGLPAAASWGLRGLNCRITSNAQCSQTFARQNVETSKSSTLPSPLMKSPIQPSENLDEVITTSKVPERNVADAVLSPSEKLQLDNWLDSRLSKSLAAVFESDYPLVSAWDDDTIITPKPKEDREDLDDRSIGLDSIKLNTGRQQPTSLSHLPTQVVLETTDVSQVSSSCLSSPLVEALEDRENIIDLSSGEMMLRNSTMLKCNVRQLSNSDPVVVKHDSAIINGDVHSLVLGSSSDSSDSSTMKQINIGQHQTLASNLSSVVLTRSRDFNSEPVALNMGESSDWSNDPQGQQLISAMNEMDNPLKEQNHSLHSLNNQDNNTSHLSSTSLWNGLGNKQGPGGESSVDIDTNCSLGEQDSAVHNGAQIVDVCINSLSRNDSGSSEFNFNKESVRPLGRSATTNTVKDAFVDKTGESSIISDILSLDFDPWDESVSPANSLAKLLGETKKQDGSFSLSSSSRSATNNQSRFSFARQENQSSLLETPIGESNYVQKLCSSSQNSYQDSFYSDFQVNDYAGPSIDQNFDDSNRSGVSRAKIAVPPGFSAPSRAPPPGFSSQTRFNQTYDGAYSGENHYQSHSVSHSGDVEFIDPAILAVGKSRITVEPNNSTLGLKSSFPAQFVTSDNDPRFHLLSQQMISSHQNMRIPEMEETFWPLNDAFAASRLLAQSHTRFSPLAQLSHQQPRNPLYPNSHWDSWNNLHTVADMGMGDVFRNERIGLNDYYKSTPENKFHMPSASDLYSRAFGM; encoded by the exons AAACACCTTAGCGGTGTTAGAGTAATGCAAAAAAATCTTGTATACGTAACTGGATTACCAGGAAACTTATGTGATGAAAGT ATTCTCGAACGCAAGGAATACTTCGGACAGTATGGTAAAGTTTTAAAGGTTTCAATTTCACGTCCAGCTGGCACCGCTCCTCAGAAAACATTTGGCGT GTATATCACATatgccaaagaggaagaagcaGTTCAATGCATACAAGCAGCACACAATTATGTTTTAGAAGGTAAAACCTTGAG AGCATGCTTTGGTACCACAAAATATTGCCGTGCATGGTTGAGGAACTTG ACCTGCAGCAATCCCGATTGTCTGTATTTGCATGACGTAGGGAGCCAAGAGGATAGCTTTACAAAAGATGAGACAATTTCAGCATATACTAG GAGCAGGGTTCCACAAACTACTTTAAACAATTCACAGCGACGGTCTGGAAATTTGTTGCCTCCTCCAGTGGATGATGTCAGTATTAATGGAACAGGCTCGGACAAGCATCCAGTCAAAGGTTCCTCTAAT GTCAAAGGTTCTCCTCCCAATAGCAGTCTTGGAAAATTCAATGGTTTACCAGCAGCTGCTTCATG GGGTCTTCGTGGTTTGAATTGTCGAATAACTTCAAACGCGCAATGTTCTCAAACTTTTGCCAGACAAAACGTAGAGACTAGCAAAAGTTCTACTTTGCCTTCTCCACTGATGAAAAGTCCAATTCAACCTTCAGAAAATCTTGATGAAGTGATTACAACTTCAAAGGTACCTGAAAGAAATGTAGCTGATGCCGTATTATCACCATCAGAGAAATTACAACTTGATAACTGGCTAGATTCAAGACTGTCTAAATCGTTGGCTGCAGTTTTTGAAAGTGATTATCCATTAGTATCTGCATGGGATGATGATACCATTATCACACCGAAGCCCAAGGAAGACAGGGAAGATTTGGATGACAGATCCATTGGTCTGGATTCTATAAAATTGAACACTGGCCGACAGCAACCTACATCTTTATCACATTTGCCAACCCAGGTTGTCCTGGAGACAACAGATGTTTCCCAGGTTTCTTCAAGTTGCTTATCAAGCCCTCTTGTTGAAGCACTTGAAGATAGGGAAAACATCATAGATTTAAGCAGTGGTGAGATGATGCTGAGAAATAGCACTATGCTTAAATGTAATGTTAGACAGCTTAGCAATTCTGATCCTGTTGTAGTTAAGCATGATTCAGCTATCATCAATGGTGATGTACATAGCTTGGTCTTAGGATCTTCATCTGATAGCTCGGATAGCTCGACAATGAAACAGATAAATATTGGTCAACATCAGACCTTAGCCTCTAATCTCTCTTCAGTTGTTTTGACCCGGAGTCGAGATTTTAATTCAGAGCCTGTAGCCTTGAACATGGGTGAGTCATCGGATTGGAGCAATGATCCCCAAGGGCAACAGTTGATATCTGCGATGAATGAGATGGATAATCCATTGAAAGAGCAGAACCACTCTTTGCATTCTTTAAATAACCAGGATAATAATACAAGCCATTTAAGTTCTACTTCCTTGTGGAATGGACTTGGCAATAAGCAAGGACCAGGTGGTGAGAGTTCTGTGGATATTGATACCAATTGTTCCTTGGGAGAACAAGATTCTGCTGTACATAATGGAGCTCAAATAGTTGATGTATGCATAAACTCCTTGAGCAGGAATGATTCAGGGAGTTCCGAGTTCAACTTCAACAAAGAGAGTGTGCGACCTCTAGGTAGGAGTGCTACAACTAACACTGTCAAGGATGCCTTTGTAGATAAAACAGGAGAGAGCAGCATCATATCAGATATTTTGTCATTAGACTTTGATCCATGGGACGAATCAGTATCACCTGCTAACTCTTTGGCTAAGTTGCTGGGTGAAACAAAAAAGCAAGATGGATCATTTAGCTTATCAAGTTCATCAAGAAGTGCAACCAATAATCAGTCTAGATTTTCTTTTGCCAGGCAAGAAAATCAATCAAGTCTTCTAGAAACTCCCATTGGAGAATCTAATTATGTGCAGAAACTTTGTTCCTCATCACAGAACTCGTACCAAGATAGTTTTTACAGTGATTTTCAAGTCAACGATTATGCAGGTCCTTCCATTGACCAAAATTTTGATGATTCTAATAGGAGTG GTGTTTCAAGGGCCAAGATTGCTGTTCCACCTGGATTCTCTGCTCCAAGCAGAGCACCTCCTCCAGGGTTTTCTTCTCAAACCAGATTTAACCAGACTTATGATGGTGCCTACTCAG GTGAAAATCATTATCAATCGCATTCAGTTAGTCATTCTGGTGATGTGGAGTTTATAGATCCTGCAATATTGGCTGTTGGCAAGAGCCGGATAACTGTTGAACCAAATAACTCAACATTGGGATTGAAGTCATCATTTCCTGCACAATTTGTCACTTCTGATAATGACCCAAGGTTTCACCTGCTGTCACAGCAGATGATTTCTTCTCATCAAAACATGAGGATACCAGAAATGGAAGAAACATTCTGGCCACTAAATGATGCTTTTGCTGCATCTAGACTTTTAGCACAAAGTCATACAAGGTTTTCTCCTCTTGCACAGTTGTCGCACCAGCAACCAAGAAATCCACTTTACCCAAATAGCCATTGGGATTCCTGGAATAATTTGCATACTGTTGCTGACATGGGCATGGGTGATGTCTTCAGGAATGAAAGAATTGGGCTCAATGACTACTACAAAAGCACTCCTGAAAACAAGTTCCACATGCCAAGTGCAAGTGATCTATACAGCCGAGCATTTGGGATGTGA
- the LOC122015257 gene encoding uncharacterized protein LOC122015257 isoform X3, producing MKHLSGVRVMQKNLVYVTGLPGNLCDESILERKEYFGQYGKVLKVSISRPAGTAPQKTFGVYITYAKEEEAVQCIQAAHNYVLEGKTLRACFGTTKYCRAWLRNLTCSNPDCLYLHDVGSQEDSFTKDETISAYTRSRVPQTTLNNSQRRSGNLLPPPVDDVSINGTGSDKHPVKGSSNVFMHNAPCQVKGSPPNSSLGKFNGLPAAASWGLRGLNCRITSNAQCSQTFARQNVETSKSSTLPSPLMKSPIQPSENLDEVITTSKVPERNVADAVLSPSEKLQLDNWLDSRLSKSLAAVFESDYPLVSAWDDDTIITPKPKEDREDLDDRSIGLDSIKLNTGRQQPTSLSHLPTQVVLETTDVSQVSSSCLSSPLVEALEDRENIIDLSSGEMMLRNSTMLKCNVRQLSNSDPVVVKHDSAIINGDVHSLVLGSSSDSSDSSTMKQINIGQHQTLASNLSSVVLTRSRDFNSEPVALNMGESSDWSNDPQGQQLISAMNEMDNPLKEQNHSLHSLNNQDNNTSHLSSTSLWNGLGNKQGPGGESSVDIDTNCSLGEQDSAVHNGAQIVDVCINSLSRNDSGSSEFNFNKESVRPLGRSATTNTVKDAFVDKTGESSIISDILSLDFDPWDESVSPANSLAKLLGETKKQDGSFSLSSSSRSATNNQSRFSFARQENQSSLLETPIGESNYVQKLCSSSQNSYQDSFYSDFQVNDYAGPSIDQNFDDSNRSGVSRAKIAVPPGFSAPSRAPPPGFSSQTRFNQTYDGAYSGENHYQSHSVSHSGDVEFIDPAILAVGKSRITVEPNNSTLGLKSSFPAQFVTSDNDPRFHLLSQQMISSHQNMRIPEMEETFWPLNDAFAASRLLAQSHTRFSPLAQLSHQQPRNPLYPNSHWDSWNNLHTVADMGMGDVFRNERIGLNDYYKSTPENKFHMPSASDLYSRAFGM from the exons AAACACCTTAGCGGTGTTAGAGTAATGCAAAAAAATCTTGTATACGTAACTGGATTACCAGGAAACTTATGTGATGAAAGT ATTCTCGAACGCAAGGAATACTTCGGACAGTATGGTAAAGTTTTAAAGGTTTCAATTTCACGTCCAGCTGGCACCGCTCCTCAGAAAACATTTGGCGT GTATATCACATatgccaaagaggaagaagcaGTTCAATGCATACAAGCAGCACACAATTATGTTTTAGAAGGTAAAACCTTGAG AGCATGCTTTGGTACCACAAAATATTGCCGTGCATGGTTGAGGAACTTG ACCTGCAGCAATCCCGATTGTCTGTATTTGCATGACGTAGGGAGCCAAGAGGATAGCTTTACAAAAGATGAGACAATTTCAGCATATACTAG GAGCAGGGTTCCACAAACTACTTTAAACAATTCACAGCGACGGTCTGGAAATTTGTTGCCTCCTCCAGTGGATGATGTCAGTATTAATGGAACAGGCTCGGACAAGCATCCAGTCAAAGGTTCCTCTAAT gtATTCATGCATAATGCTCCCTGCCAGGTCAAAGGTTCTCCTCCCAATAGCAGTCTTGGAAAATTCAATGGTTTACCAGCAGCTGCTTCATG GGGTCTTCGTGGTTTGAATTGTCGAATAACTTCAAACGCGCAATGTTCTCAAACTTTTGCCAGACAAAACGTAGAGACTAGCAAAAGTTCTACTTTGCCTTCTCCACTGATGAAAAGTCCAATTCAACCTTCAGAAAATCTTGATGAAGTGATTACAACTTCAAAGGTACCTGAAAGAAATGTAGCTGATGCCGTATTATCACCATCAGAGAAATTACAACTTGATAACTGGCTAGATTCAAGACTGTCTAAATCGTTGGCTGCAGTTTTTGAAAGTGATTATCCATTAGTATCTGCATGGGATGATGATACCATTATCACACCGAAGCCCAAGGAAGACAGGGAAGATTTGGATGACAGATCCATTGGTCTGGATTCTATAAAATTGAACACTGGCCGACAGCAACCTACATCTTTATCACATTTGCCAACCCAGGTTGTCCTGGAGACAACAGATGTTTCCCAGGTTTCTTCAAGTTGCTTATCAAGCCCTCTTGTTGAAGCACTTGAAGATAGGGAAAACATCATAGATTTAAGCAGTGGTGAGATGATGCTGAGAAATAGCACTATGCTTAAATGTAATGTTAGACAGCTTAGCAATTCTGATCCTGTTGTAGTTAAGCATGATTCAGCTATCATCAATGGTGATGTACATAGCTTGGTCTTAGGATCTTCATCTGATAGCTCGGATAGCTCGACAATGAAACAGATAAATATTGGTCAACATCAGACCTTAGCCTCTAATCTCTCTTCAGTTGTTTTGACCCGGAGTCGAGATTTTAATTCAGAGCCTGTAGCCTTGAACATGGGTGAGTCATCGGATTGGAGCAATGATCCCCAAGGGCAACAGTTGATATCTGCGATGAATGAGATGGATAATCCATTGAAAGAGCAGAACCACTCTTTGCATTCTTTAAATAACCAGGATAATAATACAAGCCATTTAAGTTCTACTTCCTTGTGGAATGGACTTGGCAATAAGCAAGGACCAGGTGGTGAGAGTTCTGTGGATATTGATACCAATTGTTCCTTGGGAGAACAAGATTCTGCTGTACATAATGGAGCTCAAATAGTTGATGTATGCATAAACTCCTTGAGCAGGAATGATTCAGGGAGTTCCGAGTTCAACTTCAACAAAGAGAGTGTGCGACCTCTAGGTAGGAGTGCTACAACTAACACTGTCAAGGATGCCTTTGTAGATAAAACAGGAGAGAGCAGCATCATATCAGATATTTTGTCATTAGACTTTGATCCATGGGACGAATCAGTATCACCTGCTAACTCTTTGGCTAAGTTGCTGGGTGAAACAAAAAAGCAAGATGGATCATTTAGCTTATCAAGTTCATCAAGAAGTGCAACCAATAATCAGTCTAGATTTTCTTTTGCCAGGCAAGAAAATCAATCAAGTCTTCTAGAAACTCCCATTGGAGAATCTAATTATGTGCAGAAACTTTGTTCCTCATCACAGAACTCGTACCAAGATAGTTTTTACAGTGATTTTCAAGTCAACGATTATGCAGGTCCTTCCATTGACCAAAATTTTGATGATTCTAATAGGAGTG GTGTTTCAAGGGCCAAGATTGCTGTTCCACCTGGATTCTCTGCTCCAAGCAGAGCACCTCCTCCAGGGTTTTCTTCTCAAACCAGATTTAACCAGACTTATGATGGTGCCTACTCAG GTGAAAATCATTATCAATCGCATTCAGTTAGTCATTCTGGTGATGTGGAGTTTATAGATCCTGCAATATTGGCTGTTGGCAAGAGCCGGATAACTGTTGAACCAAATAACTCAACATTGGGATTGAAGTCATCATTTCCTGCACAATTTGTCACTTCTGATAATGACCCAAGGTTTCACCTGCTGTCACAGCAGATGATTTCTTCTCATCAAAACATGAGGATACCAGAAATGGAAGAAACATTCTGGCCACTAAATGATGCTTTTGCTGCATCTAGACTTTTAGCACAAAGTCATACAAGGTTTTCTCCTCTTGCACAGTTGTCGCACCAGCAACCAAGAAATCCACTTTACCCAAATAGCCATTGGGATTCCTGGAATAATTTGCATACTGTTGCTGACATGGGCATGGGTGATGTCTTCAGGAATGAAAGAATTGGGCTCAATGACTACTACAAAAGCACTCCTGAAAACAAGTTCCACATGCCAAGTGCAAGTGATCTATACAGCCGAGCATTTGGGATGTGA
- the LOC122015249 gene encoding protein MLN51 homolog — MVVKEEDSEYESDPEDAPLPRMRRREASDDEEGEGYEGRGKSPAGDLVASDGESDGQGGAEVYDDEEEYYDEEDELVDRVEEFGGEEEMVEGKGGNLASIPVNESLKDLGKAPIPDGDGQTYLGTPEENEDKNPVEEEAKESEPYAVPTAGAFYMHDDRFQDNGRGRRRRMFGGQKLWDPKDERAWVHDRFEEMNLHETRNHEERSKSRGRFRGRGGGKRWGSEHVYTRGNRSNTYRDDAESETRAPRTVRGRGPRRYEPILRNKRDFPAIQSKRLPLKPHHSVSNDTSGRPSSQAATVQSDAVLPKKNSFASSLNSASPPFYPSGSSNQDMASLTQKRGVHTGSINKPISYTTLTKDNSMASQTNSLMRGNTPTDVVGPDKLFIDDSFRSTAGKIMATSGLQLSGSSLSSKEIQTASSRVQVRESSIVGRINRHSESSIGPPGRVATQNKPTEQRPLQFPAQSATRISNQQSVQLRSIRNHSSSPPDSAPPSSSDIIQSDSHSGVTKPEVTLVGKARINNQGIGKGPFMYGGAQVIGATGAVGLPNGDHSFPGTPALLPVMQLGGPNPGGMGVPAMGMALPGYVAQPQLGFGNTEMTWLPVLAGAAGSLGPPYCPPYIALDGNYFAHPSGQTSSSSPSRETGTSKPASSLKPSQRPEVNEDSGQRQSKPRRYSEMSFGQ; from the exons ATGGTTGTCAAAGAAGAGGATTCGGAGTATGAGAGCGATCCTGAGGACGCACCGCTGCCAAGGATGCGTCGCAGGGAGGCGAGCGACGACGAGGAAGGGGAAGGATACGAGGGGCGGGGGAAATCTCCGGCGGGAGACCTGGTGGCGTCCGATGGCGAGTCGGATGGTCAAGGCGGTGCTGAGGTTTATGATGACGAAGAGGAGTACTACGACGAGGAGGATGAACTGGTGGACAGGGTAGAGGAATTCGGTGGGGAAGAAGAAATGGTGGAAGGCAAAGGTGGGAATCTTGCCAGTATTCCAGTAAACGAAAGCCTCAAAGACTTGGGAAAGGCACCAATTCCTGATGGAGATGGACAAACGTATCTTGGAACACCAGAAGAAAATGAAGACAAGAATCCAGTGGAAGAGGAGGCGAAGGAGAGTGAACCCTATGCTGTGCCGACTGCTGGGGCTTTCTACATGCACGATGATCGATTCCAGGACAATGGCAGGGGTCGCCGCAG GCGAATGTTTGGTGGCCAAAAGCTGTGGGATCCTAAAGATGAACGTGCTTGGGTGCATGATAGATTTGAAGAAATGAATTTGCACGAGACACGAAATCATGAG GAAAGATCAAAGTCTAGAGGCCGTTTTAGGGGACGAGGTGGAGGTAAAAGATGGGGCTCTGAACATGTGTATACTAGAGGAAACAGGTCCAATACATACCGTGATGATGCTGAAAGTGAAACCCGTGCCCCGAGGACTGTTAGAGGGAGAGGACCTAGGCGTTACGAACCTATTCTGAGGAACAAAAGAGACTTTCCTGCAATTCAGAGCAAACG TTTACCTTTAAAACCTCACCACTCAGTATCAAATGATACCTCTGGAAGACCATCTTCTCAAGCGGCAACAGTTCAATCAGACGCTGTTCTTCCAAAGAAGAACTCGTTTGCCTCAAGCCTCAATTCTGCATCACCCCCATTTTACCCCTCTGGGTCCTCTAATCAAGATATGGCATCCTTGACTCAGAAAAGGGGCGTACATACTGGAAGCATCAATAAGCCCATTTCATATACTACACTGACAAAAGATAATTCTATGGCATCCCAAACAAACTCATTAATGCGAGGGAATACACCGACTGACGTTGTTGGACCTGATAAGTTATTTATTGATGATTCCTTTCGGTCAACCGCAGGGAAAATTATGGCTACCTCCGGTCTCCAGCTGTCAGGATCTtcattatcatcaaaagaaattcAGACTGCTAGTTCTAGGGTCCAAGTTAGGGAATCAAGTATTGTTGGTCGCATAAATAGACATTCTGAGTCATCAATTGGCCCACCTGGAAGAGTTGCTACTCAAAACAAGCCCACAGAACAGCGACCACTTCAGTTTCCAGCACAATCTGCTACACGAATTTCAAACCAGCAGTCGGTCCAGCTTCGTAGCATAAGGAATCATTCATCATCGCCTCCTGATTCTGCACCTCCTAGTTCATCTGACATTATACAGTCTGATTCACATTCAGGTGTAACCAAGCCAGAAGTCACACTTGTTGGAAAAGCAAGGATTAACAATCAAGGAATAGGAAAGGGACCCTTTATGTACGGTGGAGCTCAGGTAATTGGGGCAACTGGGGCTGTGGGACTTCCCAATGGTGATCATAGCTTCCCTGGAACTCCAGCACTTTTACCAG TTATGCAACTTGGTGGTCCTAATCCTGGTGGTATGGGGGTTCCTGCAATGGGTATGGCTCTTCCAGGATATGTAGCTCAACCTCAGCTTGGTTTTGGCAATACAGAAATGACTTG GTTGCCAGTATTGGCAGGTGCTGCTGGGTCTTTAGGGCCACCTTACTGCCCACCTTACATCGCTCTTGATGGAAACTACTTTGCTCATCCTTCAGGACAGACATCTTCATCATCCCCTTCTAG GGAAACTGGTACAAGCAAACCTGCTAGTTCTTTGAAACCTTCCCAGAGACCCG AGGTGAATGAGGACTCTGGGCAACGCCAAAGCAAGCCTCGTAG GTATTCAGAGATGAGTTTTGGCCAATGA